One Gossypium hirsutum isolate 1008001.06 chromosome A08, Gossypium_hirsutum_v2.1, whole genome shotgun sequence genomic window, TATGGTGGAACAGTGTTGATAGTGGAGCAAAGCATGACAACTATGATGAAGTAGTGATGGATTTGGCAATATCTATTCTTATCTCCCTCCATTATCACAGGATGAGATGATTTTGAATGTATACAACATCAATAGAAATAATGGTAATCGGGTTTTAACATTCACGACCAACTAGAGTAGAAGTCATGAAAAATTATGTCAACAATGAAtttgaaaatattcataattgCTCCTATGCATCGTTATCCCCTAAATATACTCACCGCAAGGAGTCTGGAGGTGTGAGCCATAGCCATATCTTTAATCCACCGTAATGAAACTTTAGAACGTAAAGCACGAACATAGTCATCAATGCCTATTTCTCCAACCCAAAAGAGGCTATTCTCCATATCTGCCTTGCAACTTTCATTGTTTTTTCCCTTACAAGCTATGTCCGAAACAAATTTGTTGTACCATTCTATTTGTGTTTGAAAACTATGGTAACCATATTTCCACATTAGGGTGCTATTGATCTTATGTTGACTCAAAAACTCCTCCGTAAAAACCGTTGCCCCCGCCATCGCGAAGTTCACCCCCGAACTAAAGTTTGCGTTAACAGATTTATACGGTGGCAATGAAGATATATTAAGAGCATCACGAACGAAATCTATGAGCAACCAACCATTATTCGGCTTTTCTTGACCCTTTTTGAGATTTTTCGAAATGTTCAACAATTGAGCATTTCCGGTGTCTGTATATGAGTCTCCGAACGCGTAAATCTTGTTGAAGCAACCATTAGAGTTGGTTTTAGAGCTGTAGTGGCCTTTTATGTTGATAGAATTGAAATGTGAGGAAGAGGGATCTGTGGAAGGAAGGATTTTGAATTCTTTTATTGGGGTTATAACATGCAAAGCTATAGAGGAAAATGGTAAAGATATGAAGATAAAAGAAATAATCACATGAAAATGGTTTTTAGAACCCATTTTTGGGTGATTGAATTaaaggggttttttttttgaGCTTTAAGgatttgattttttgtttttacaCTTAAATGATTATTACCTGTATGCCAATGGAAATGTATGGACTAAAAACCATTTTCATGTGATTGAATTGAAGGGATTTTTTTTTCTGAGCTTTTaaggttttgatttttttgttttttacacTTTTAAGATTATTGCATGTATGCCATTGGAAATGTATGAACAACCTTTGTTTTAGGAAATTATATGATTTAGGGAAATGTAAGAAATTATTTAGCGAAATTTAATCTAACATGTCTAATATATATAGCTAGGTtttaaccaaaaaagaaaagttCACTTACTTGACATgattaaatatatgattatttgtttagattgagtcttaactcaacTGTCATGAATcttgttgtcaatgcaggaggatgtgggttcaaATATGCTGAAACATATCTTTTTCCTATTTATAGATTGGGGTGGGGCTTTGGATAATTTTAgacattatgtcaaaaagagcaaatataatcaaatcaataaatatatatatattaattttttattcaaatccaATTATATCTTAGCTGATGTCAAAAAATTTGGTTTCAAGGCCAGATTTCATAAAACGAGTAATTTCTTTAGCGCTAGGCATATTATATACATGTTCAGCATTGGGTGCATCATATTAGTAGATCTCTAGAGTGTTGGGTGTATCCTTCTTTAAGTTTGTATCCGGTTAATAGAGACTAAAATATTGATGCAATGTGGATAATACACGAATTGATATGAGATTGAGTTATAAATTTGTCATAACTTGTATTGAAATTGAGACTTGAATAATAATATACTAAATTGTAATATTCAAAATCAAGAT contains:
- the LOC107908203 gene encoding GDSL esterase/lipase At3g48460 codes for the protein MGSKNHFHVIISFIFISLPFSSIALHVITPIKEFKILPSTDPSSSHFNSINIKGHYSSKTNSNGCFNKIYAFGDSYTDTGNAQLLNISKNLKKGQEKPNNGWLLIDFVRDALNISSLPPYKSVNANFSSGVNFAMAGATVFTEEFLSQHKINSTLMWKYGYHSFQTQIEWYNKFVSDIACKGKNNESCKADMENSLFWVGEIGIDDYVRALRSKVSLRWIKDMAMAHTSRLLATLLDSGAKYIVVEGLPPLGCYPFAKSARHFVKDDMNCNAKINRVTKAHNHYLQDMLEGFRRRKGANVSISYADYFDAYKVITGNLNKFGFEDAFKACCGHHRNKILNFSFKILCGMSGAETCRDPDSYIHWDGIHLTEAMYRQLSEFFLHGNFCKPSFIHLIRVKNGLLRA